From the genome of Yersinia enterocolitica, one region includes:
- the mtnA gene encoding S-methyl-5-thioribose-1-phosphate isomerase, which yields MQTLNRLDLQTTSLRIIDNQLWILDQQALPQRQEWLLADTVELLIGHIQTLRVRGAPLIGLSASLLLALLAERGLPQAQLEQAVIALRESRPTAVNLMNNLARMQQALLQANWVDTLVREALHLVDEDRELCERIARHGAALVKPGSNLLTHCNTGGLATAGIGTAIGVLLKAHQQGNIQQVWVDETRPLLQGGRLTAWELGELGIPYQLICDSMAASLMAQGKVDAIWVGADRIAANGDVANKIGTYSLAVLAHYHNIPFYVAAPHTTHDPNCPNGAAIPIEQRAASEVTGVSGSFGCCHWAPEDAAVYNPAFDVTPAALISGWVLDSGVISPEQVAAGFFQAKN from the coding sequence ATGCAGACGCTTAACAGGCTCGATTTACAAACCACCAGCTTAAGAATTATCGATAACCAGCTCTGGATACTCGATCAGCAGGCATTACCACAGCGTCAGGAGTGGCTATTAGCTGATACGGTAGAGTTACTGATTGGTCATATCCAAACATTGCGAGTCCGTGGTGCACCGCTCATTGGACTGTCAGCAAGTTTATTATTGGCTTTACTGGCAGAACGTGGTTTGCCGCAAGCTCAACTTGAGCAGGCAGTCATCGCGCTGCGTGAATCCCGCCCGACGGCAGTCAACTTGATGAATAATCTGGCACGGATGCAGCAGGCTTTGCTACAAGCCAACTGGGTCGATACTTTGGTCCGCGAAGCGCTACATTTGGTGGATGAAGACCGAGAATTGTGCGAGCGCATTGCCCGGCATGGGGCGGCACTGGTTAAACCGGGCAGTAACTTGCTAACCCACTGCAATACCGGTGGCCTCGCTACGGCAGGCATTGGTACCGCTATCGGCGTATTATTGAAAGCCCATCAGCAAGGTAATATTCAGCAGGTGTGGGTCGATGAAACCCGTCCTTTACTACAAGGCGGCCGCTTAACCGCCTGGGAGTTAGGTGAGTTAGGTATTCCATATCAATTGATTTGTGATTCGATGGCTGCCAGCCTGATGGCTCAGGGCAAAGTGGATGCTATCTGGGTTGGTGCGGATCGCATTGCCGCCAACGGCGATGTGGCAAATAAAATAGGCACTTACAGTTTGGCGGTGTTGGCCCACTATCACAATATTCCGTTCTATGTTGCCGCCCCGCACACTACTCACGATCCAAACTGCCCGAATGGTGCAGCGATCCCAATCGAGCAGCGTGCCGCCAGTGAAGTGACCGGTGTCTCAGGCAGCTTTGGCTGTTGCCATTGGGCACCAGAAGATGCCGCTGTGTATAACCCGGCATTTGATGTCACACCGGCAGCATTGATCAGTGGTTGGGTATTAGACAGCGGCGTCATTAGCCCAGAACAAGTGGCGGCAGGCTTCTTCCAAGCTAAGAATTAG
- a CDS encoding S-methyl-5-thioribose kinase, whose protein sequence is MSRYHTFTAADAVEYARQFGQVANPLTLVMADEIGDGNLNLVFKIRDAAGVSRVIVKQALPYVRCVGESWPLTLDRARIEAQTLLTHSQFCPQHTVNVLHHDAELAVMVQEDLSDHHIWRSELLAGKHYPQAAGQLAEYLAQTLFHTSDFYQSAQAKKAAVSCYTNPELCQITEDLFFTDPYIDHERNNFDPALLPDVLALRQDNALKVAVASLKHRFLSKAEALLHGDIHSGSIFVAEGRLKTIDAEFGFYGPIGFDVGTALGNLLLNYCGLPGLAGPRDAAASREQRLKDVHIIWQTFSSRFVALSQEKTQDLALATEGYVQQFLQQVWQDAIGFCGTELIRRTIGLAHVADLDSIADEEMRRECQRHALSLGRSLILAASHIDNIDNLIARIRQNG, encoded by the coding sequence ATGTCGCGCTACCATACATTTACTGCTGCGGATGCTGTTGAATATGCTCGCCAATTTGGTCAGGTTGCTAATCCACTGACCTTAGTGATGGCCGATGAAATTGGGGATGGCAATCTCAATCTGGTGTTTAAAATCCGTGATGCGGCCGGCGTCAGTCGGGTGATTGTCAAGCAGGCACTGCCTTATGTGCGCTGCGTTGGGGAGTCTTGGCCGTTGACCTTGGATCGCGCTAGAATTGAAGCGCAAACCCTGCTGACACACAGCCAATTTTGCCCGCAACACACGGTCAATGTGCTGCATCACGATGCTGAATTGGCGGTTATGGTGCAAGAGGACTTATCTGATCACCATATCTGGCGCAGTGAACTGCTGGCAGGTAAACACTATCCGCAAGCGGCGGGACAACTGGCTGAATATTTGGCGCAAACCTTATTCCATACCTCAGATTTTTATCAGTCGGCACAAGCCAAAAAAGCGGCAGTGAGCTGCTATACCAATCCAGAGTTGTGCCAGATTACTGAGGATCTATTCTTTACTGACCCTTATATTGATCATGAACGTAATAATTTTGATCCGGCATTACTCCCTGATGTACTGGCTCTGCGCCAGGATAATGCTCTCAAGGTGGCGGTGGCCTCACTTAAACATCGCTTCTTGAGTAAGGCCGAAGCATTGCTGCACGGGGATATTCATAGTGGTTCTATCTTCGTTGCTGAGGGGCGTTTGAAAACTATTGATGCCGAATTTGGTTTCTATGGCCCAATCGGCTTTGATGTGGGTACCGCACTAGGGAATTTACTGCTCAATTACTGTGGACTACCCGGCTTGGCCGGCCCCCGTGATGCCGCAGCTAGCCGCGAGCAACGGCTGAAAGATGTGCATATTATCTGGCAAACATTTTCTAGCCGTTTCGTGGCGTTAAGTCAGGAAAAAACGCAGGATTTAGCCTTAGCGACCGAAGGATATGTACAACAGTTCCTGCAACAGGTTTGGCAAGACGCGATAGGGTTTTGTGGTACTGAATTAATTCGGCGTACCATTGGCCTGGCACATGTTGCTGATCTGGATAGTATCGCTGATGAAGAGATGCGCCGGGAATGTCAGCGTCATGCGTTGAGTTTGGGGCGTAGTTTGATATTGGCCGCATCACACATTGATAACATTGATAATTTGATTGCTCGCATCAGGCAGAATGGATAG
- a CDS encoding methylthioribulose 1-phosphate dehydratase (catalyzes the formation of diketo methylthiopentyl phosphate from methylribulose phosphate in the methionine salvage pathway): MTENVQLGALLAACHWIGEKGWCPATGGNMSLRLDSTHCLVTESGKDKGSLTADDFLLVETANNHVPSGRTPSAETGLHTLLYRRYPEINAVLHTHSVNATVLSRVERSHELVLQGYEMQKSLSGQRSHLDAVAIPIFDNDQDIPALAQRVAALADNNPLHYGFLVRGHGLYCWGNSVVEARRHLEGLEFLFQCELQRRLFDLNPNVGAK, encoded by the coding sequence ATGACAGAAAATGTACAACTTGGCGCGCTGTTAGCCGCCTGCCACTGGATCGGGGAGAAGGGCTGGTGCCCAGCGACTGGTGGTAATATGTCCCTGCGGCTGGACTCGACTCATTGTCTGGTTACCGAATCGGGTAAAGATAAAGGCAGCCTCACCGCTGACGATTTTCTACTGGTAGAAACCGCCAACAACCATGTTCCCAGTGGGCGCACACCCTCGGCAGAGACCGGGCTACATACCTTGCTTTATCGTCGGTATCCAGAGATCAATGCGGTGTTACATACTCACTCGGTGAATGCCACTGTGCTATCTCGGGTTGAGCGTAGCCATGAATTAGTATTGCAAGGCTATGAAATGCAGAAATCACTATCGGGTCAGCGTAGTCATTTGGATGCGGTTGCCATCCCTATTTTTGATAATGATCAGGATATTCCGGCGCTGGCCCAACGGGTTGCCGCACTGGCAGATAATAACCCGCTACACTACGGATTCTTGGTGCGCGGTCATGGCCTGTATTGCTGGGGAAATAGCGTGGTGGAAGCCCGTCGTCATCTGGAAGGGCTGGAATTCTTGTTCCAGTGTGAACTGCAACGCCGCTTGTTTGATCTCAATCCTAACGTGGGGGCTAAATGA
- a CDS encoding amidohydrolase has protein sequence MSTLKLTLLQQPLVWLDAQANLRHFDMLLEPLRQRDVIVLPEMFTTGFAMNAAENALSEGEVINWLRHWATVTDALIGGSVALKTTEGAVNRFLLVEPNGRVHHYDKRHLFRMAGEHHHYQAGKERKVVEWRGWRILMQVCYDLRFPVWSRNLQDYDLALYVANWPAPRAKHWQSLLTARAIENQAYVAGCNRVGDDDNGHHYQGDSVILDAQGEVLAQAEPGLAAQLDAELSLETLQSYREAFPAWRDVDDFLLL, from the coding sequence GTGTCAACTTTAAAACTGACCCTGCTGCAACAGCCATTGGTATGGTTGGATGCACAGGCAAATCTGCGCCATTTTGACATGCTGTTGGAGCCACTCCGGCAGCGTGATGTGATTGTGTTGCCAGAGATGTTTACCACCGGTTTTGCCATGAATGCGGCTGAAAATGCATTATCAGAAGGTGAGGTCATCAACTGGTTACGCCATTGGGCCACGGTTACTGATGCCCTGATTGGCGGCAGTGTGGCGCTGAAAACCACCGAGGGTGCGGTGAACCGCTTCCTGCTGGTTGAACCGAATGGGCGCGTTCATCATTATGACAAACGCCACTTATTCCGCATGGCCGGTGAGCACCACCACTATCAAGCGGGCAAAGAGCGCAAGGTGGTGGAATGGCGCGGCTGGCGAATTTTGATGCAAGTTTGCTATGACCTGCGTTTTCCGGTGTGGTCACGCAATTTGCAAGATTATGATTTAGCACTCTATGTCGCTAACTGGCCAGCTCCTCGCGCCAAACACTGGCAAAGTTTACTGACAGCGCGCGCGATAGAAAATCAGGCTTACGTCGCCGGATGTAATCGGGTCGGCGATGATGATAACGGCCATCACTACCAGGGCGACAGTGTGATTCTGGATGCTCAAGGTGAGGTGTTGGCGCAAGCAGAACCGGGACTGGCTGCGCAACTGGATGCTGAGTTGTCTTTAGAAACATTGCAGAGCTATCGCGAAGCCTTTCCGGCATGGCGCGATGTTGATGATTTTTTATTGTTGTAA
- a CDS encoding allantoate amidohydrolase: MAVTLPDAEAEQAALRVLARCDVLAAISESADALTRVYLSPEHLRANQQVGEWMQAVGMRVWQDAVGNICGRYEGLQPDAPALLLGSHLDTVRNAGRYDGMLGVLSALEVVGYLYRQQQRLPVAIEVIGFADEEGTRFGITLLGSKGITGRWPADWLSKTDAEGVSVAQGMENLDFDPAAIVSARREVSDFCAYLELHIEQGPCLEKADLALGVVTAINGARRLNCRFIGLAGHAGTVPMGQRQDALAGAAQWIGAVEQLTACYGEHLVATVGTLSCSPGAVNVIAAEVVLTLDIRGPQDCHVDQLLASLLAQAQVIAAQRGLTFSSEEFYRISATECDMALRQRINASIDRVQGRSLLLPSGAGHDAIAVAECWPVGMLFVRCKGGVSHHPDESVMHSDIALAIQAYLETVLSWQRV, from the coding sequence ATGGCTGTTACCCTGCCGGATGCCGAGGCAGAGCAGGCTGCATTACGGGTCTTGGCCCGTTGTGATGTGCTGGCGGCAATCAGTGAATCAGCGGATGCGCTGACGCGGGTGTACCTGTCTCCTGAACATTTGCGGGCAAATCAGCAAGTGGGTGAATGGATGCAGGCGGTCGGGATGCGCGTGTGGCAGGATGCAGTTGGTAATATTTGCGGCCGTTATGAAGGGCTGCAACCTGATGCGCCGGCCCTATTGTTAGGCTCTCATCTTGATACGGTGCGCAACGCCGGCCGTTACGATGGCATGCTAGGTGTATTAAGTGCGCTAGAAGTGGTGGGGTATTTGTATCGTCAGCAGCAGCGGCTGCCGGTGGCCATTGAGGTGATTGGTTTTGCCGATGAAGAGGGTACGCGCTTTGGTATCACCCTGCTGGGTAGTAAAGGTATCACTGGGCGCTGGCCGGCCGATTGGTTGAGTAAAACCGATGCTGAGGGTGTCAGTGTGGCGCAGGGCATGGAGAATCTTGATTTTGACCCGGCGGCTATTGTCAGTGCGCGACGTGAGGTGAGTGATTTTTGTGCTTATCTGGAGCTGCATATTGAACAGGGGCCGTGTTTAGAAAAGGCCGATTTGGCATTGGGTGTGGTGACGGCAATCAATGGCGCGCGCCGTCTGAATTGCCGATTTATTGGCTTAGCGGGCCACGCTGGTACGGTGCCGATGGGGCAGCGGCAAGATGCATTGGCCGGTGCGGCGCAATGGATTGGTGCCGTTGAACAGTTGACTGCTTGCTATGGTGAACATTTAGTGGCGACAGTTGGAACACTCAGTTGTTCGCCAGGTGCTGTGAATGTGATTGCCGCAGAGGTGGTTCTGACGCTGGATATTCGTGGCCCGCAAGACTGTCACGTGGACCAGTTACTGGCCAGCTTGTTGGCGCAGGCGCAAGTGATAGCAGCACAGCGCGGCCTGACTTTTTCATCAGAAGAGTTTTACCGTATCAGTGCTACCGAATGTGATATGGCTTTGCGCCAGCGAATCAACGCCAGTATTGATCGGGTACAGGGGCGCTCATTATTGCTGCCCAGCGGTGCGGGGCATGATGCCATTGCTGTTGCTGAGTGCTGGCCAGTAGGGATGTTGTTTGTGCGCTGCAAAGGAGGGGTAAGCCATCATCCTGATGAATCCGTCATGCATAGTGATATTGCGCTAGCCATTCAGGCTTATCTGGAAACGGTGCTATCCTGGCAGCGGGTTTAA
- a CDS encoding aminotransferase, with protein MSAINPNPLFCQINPPARLLMGPGPINADPRVLRAMASQLIGQYDPAMTEYMNQVMALYRGVFRTENQWTMLIDGTSRAGIEAVLLSAIRPGDKVLVPVFGRFGHLLCEIARRCRAEVHTIEVAWGEVFSPEMIEDAIKKVHPRLLLTVQGDTSTTMLQPLAELGEICRRHQVLFYTDATASLGGNLLETDAWGLDAVSAGLQKCLGGPSGSAPVTLSPQFAEQIRRRKCIEQGIRTQDHADGDEEMIYSNYFDLGMIMDYWGPERLNHHTEATSMLFAARECARVILEEGLDNGIARHALHGAALLAGIQGMGLAVFGDMKHRMNNVLGVVIPTGVPGEQVRQLMLNDFGIEIGTSFGPLNGKIWRIGTMGYNARKDCVMQTLVALEAVLNRLGFATVQGNGLQSAWNVYQAESDKPAIDPLNGAN; from the coding sequence ATGTCGGCAATAAACCCTAATCCGCTGTTTTGTCAGATTAACCCACCGGCACGGTTGCTGATGGGGCCGGGGCCGATCAATGCCGATCCCCGGGTATTGCGGGCGATGGCCAGTCAGTTGATCGGGCAATACGATCCGGCGATGACAGAGTATATGAATCAGGTGATGGCGCTATATCGTGGGGTTTTCCGCACTGAGAATCAGTGGACGATGTTGATCGATGGCACCTCTCGTGCGGGTATTGAGGCGGTTCTGCTGTCGGCCATCCGCCCTGGCGATAAAGTTCTGGTGCCGGTTTTTGGCCGTTTTGGTCACTTATTGTGTGAAATTGCCCGCCGTTGCCGGGCCGAAGTCCACACTATCGAGGTGGCGTGGGGCGAGGTATTCAGCCCAGAGATGATTGAAGATGCTATCAAGAAAGTACACCCACGGCTGCTATTGACGGTGCAGGGCGATACTTCAACCACCATGTTGCAGCCGCTGGCTGAGTTGGGCGAGATCTGTCGCCGCCATCAAGTGTTGTTTTATACCGATGCGACTGCATCGCTGGGGGGGAACCTATTGGAAACTGACGCCTGGGGGTTGGACGCAGTATCTGCCGGGTTGCAAAAGTGCCTTGGCGGGCCATCAGGCAGTGCTCCGGTGACCCTCAGCCCACAATTCGCTGAGCAAATTCGGCGGCGCAAATGTATTGAGCAGGGGATCCGTACTCAGGATCATGCTGATGGCGACGAAGAGATGATCTATTCCAATTACTTTGATTTGGGCATGATCATGGATTATTGGGGGCCGGAGCGCCTGAATCATCATACCGAAGCCACCAGTATGCTGTTTGCGGCACGGGAATGCGCACGAGTAATACTGGAAGAGGGATTGGATAACGGTATTGCCCGTCATGCTTTGCATGGTGCAGCGTTGTTGGCGGGCATTCAGGGAATGGGGCTGGCGGTGTTCGGTGATATGAAGCACCGCATGAACAATGTGTTGGGGGTGGTTATTCCGACCGGTGTTCCTGGTGAGCAAGTGCGGCAACTGATGCTAAATGATTTTGGTATCGAGATTGGTACCTCATTCGGGCCGCTAAATGGCAAAATTTGGCGCATCGGCACTATGGGATATAACGCGCGTAAAGATTGTGTGATGCAAACGCTGGTGGCATTGGAGGCGGTATTAAACCGTTTAGGTTTTGCCACGGTTCAGGGCAACGGATTGCAAAGCGCGTGGAATGTCTATCAAGCTGAGAGTGATAAACCGGCTATTGATCCACTAAACGGAGCGAACTGA
- a CDS encoding ShlB/FhaC/HecB family hemolysin secretion/activation protein has protein sequence MRHFYYPEKLRYQTKLSSTVIMFALFFCSQVVAAPQVINVPNAGVISNEIRQTTPVPLRVPQEAEIKLPPLLPPTSFGGSTSAGRIMLREVRFEGDTQLLRHSNGNNKALRAVITPWLGQQLTFNDLQAMTLAVTRFYRQQGFVATQAILPPQTIREGVVIVRIIAGRLDKPEINNQSRLNTDFATAVIESNSCSKEVGFVGNKDCAASPAELSRLERTTLILNGIPGVDAALALKPGTQSGMTRVYADISPGQTAMGYLGVDNQGNDYSGHNRLLVGGVLNNMTGWGDQLRTDLILSSSVDVFNGMLDYNFPINTYGTRAALNYSYLDYTLKGPFEILDAHGHSNTWGINLRHPWIRNSAARIDVNTGYYQSRMRDSLIMLPEQKRNLDAGEFGLGGTFTAVPRGLSNFTLLGTAGHLSLDDEFSQSMNSLTGIGGTFARFNYRAGHDQGFGPYFTFFNQFTGQIASKNLDSSQKLLLGGPLAVRAYGIGEGAVDKGTLFTTELRTHWQLLLPTWAGTGNQITFAAFFDQGWGSYYRQPIAGLTGNNINLSGFGAYITLFRPADYTLNLTWAHRTGQAAIAQPDNDQLWLSAYKMF, from the coding sequence ATGCGACATTTTTATTATCCAGAAAAATTACGGTATCAGACTAAACTGAGTTCCACAGTAATCATGTTTGCCCTTTTTTTTTGCTCACAGGTAGTCGCCGCTCCTCAGGTCATAAATGTACCGAATGCGGGTGTGATTAGTAACGAAATACGGCAAACAACGCCGGTGCCATTGCGTGTGCCACAGGAAGCTGAAATCAAACTTCCACCTTTGCTCCCTCCTACATCGTTTGGCGGTTCTACCTCGGCGGGAAGAATCATGTTACGTGAGGTTAGATTCGAGGGTGATACCCAGTTATTACGGCACAGTAACGGAAATAATAAAGCACTACGCGCCGTAATTACGCCTTGGTTGGGGCAACAATTAACCTTTAATGATTTACAAGCCATGACGTTAGCGGTAACTCGCTTTTATCGACAACAAGGATTTGTTGCCACTCAGGCAATATTGCCACCACAAACTATCCGTGAAGGTGTTGTCATAGTTCGTATTATTGCTGGCAGATTAGATAAACCGGAGATTAATAATCAGAGCCGGTTGAATACTGATTTTGCTACTGCGGTGATTGAAAGTAATAGTTGTAGCAAAGAAGTGGGTTTTGTTGGCAATAAAGATTGTGCCGCTTCTCCGGCTGAGTTATCCCGCCTTGAACGCACCACCCTTATTCTTAATGGAATTCCGGGGGTTGATGCTGCTTTGGCATTAAAACCGGGAACTCAATCGGGAATGACGAGAGTTTATGCTGATATATCCCCAGGACAGACTGCGATGGGATATCTCGGTGTGGATAACCAGGGTAATGATTATTCTGGTCATAATCGGTTATTAGTCGGTGGGGTACTCAATAATATGACCGGCTGGGGTGATCAACTACGTACTGATTTGATTTTATCCAGCTCGGTAGATGTATTCAATGGCATGTTGGATTACAACTTCCCCATTAATACTTATGGCACCCGTGCAGCGCTTAATTATAGTTATCTGGATTATACCCTAAAGGGGCCTTTCGAAATATTGGATGCTCATGGCCATTCTAACACTTGGGGCATTAATTTACGCCATCCGTGGATCCGTAATTCGGCAGCTAGAATTGATGTGAATACCGGTTATTATCAGAGCAGAATGCGTGATTCACTGATTATGCTGCCAGAACAAAAGCGCAATCTGGATGCCGGTGAGTTTGGTCTTGGTGGTACGTTTACCGCAGTACCTAGAGGACTCAGTAATTTTACTTTACTGGGTACGGCAGGCCATCTGTCATTGGATGACGAATTCAGTCAAAGCATGAATTCCTTAACTGGTATTGGTGGCACTTTTGCCCGTTTTAATTATCGTGCCGGTCATGATCAGGGTTTTGGCCCTTATTTCACCTTTTTCAACCAATTTACCGGTCAAATAGCCAGTAAGAATCTTGATAGCTCACAAAAACTGTTATTAGGTGGGCCGCTGGCGGTGCGCGCCTATGGCATTGGTGAAGGGGCGGTGGATAAAGGCACTCTTTTCACTACCGAATTACGCACCCATTGGCAACTCTTACTTCCCACATGGGCAGGAACTGGGAATCAAATCACCTTCGCGGCATTTTTTGACCAAGGGTGGGGCTCTTACTATCGCCAGCCTATCGCGGGCCTGACGGGGAATAATATTAACCTGTCTGGCTTTGGTGCCTATATCACACTCTTTCGTCCGGCAGATTACACCTTGAATCTGACTTGGGCACATCGAACCGGCCAGGCTGCAATTGCACAACCGGATAACGACCAACTTTGGCTTAGCGCTTACAAGATGTTTTAG
- a CDS encoding acireductone dioxygenase: MSGLTIFSDEQPEQPLWQSRDAEEIQQQLTAIGVRFERWQADRELGENPQPEAVIAAYQHEIDRLVAEKGYQSWDVISMRPDNAQREVLREKFLSEHTHGEDEVRFFVAGAGLFCLHLNGKIYQILCEKNDLLSVPADTRHWFDMGSAPNFTAIRVFDNPEGWVAHFTGDKIADAYPRLD, encoded by the coding sequence ATGAGCGGATTAACGATTTTTAGTGATGAGCAGCCGGAGCAACCGCTGTGGCAAAGCCGTGATGCTGAAGAGATCCAGCAGCAACTGACTGCTATTGGTGTGCGCTTTGAGCGCTGGCAGGCAGATCGTGAACTGGGTGAAAATCCACAGCCGGAGGCGGTGATTGCAGCTTATCAACATGAGATTGACCGGCTGGTGGCGGAGAAGGGTTATCAGAGTTGGGATGTGATTAGCATGCGGCCTGATAACGCTCAGCGGGAAGTGTTGCGTGAGAAGTTTTTATCAGAACATACCCACGGTGAAGATGAAGTGCGCTTTTTCGTTGCAGGTGCAGGGTTGTTCTGTTTGCATCTGAACGGTAAAATTTATCAAATACTTTGTGAAAAGAATGACTTACTTTCTGTCCCTGCCGATACTCGCCACTGGTTTGATATGGGGTCTGCACCGAATTTCACGGCTATTCGGGTATTTGATAATCCTGAGGGGTGGGTGGCACATTTTACTGGCGATAAGATAGCCGATGCTTATCCACGTTTGGATTGA
- a CDS encoding pyridoxal phosphate-dependent aminotransferase (catalyzes the transfer of an amino moiety; preference for methionine followed by histidine and phenylalanine) codes for MSTLSFIPDSKLPAQGTTIFTQMSALAQKHQAINLSQGFPDFDGPDYLKQQLAYHVSQGANQYAPMTGVAPLRNAIAEKTAKIYGWQPDADSEITITTGASEALFAAITALVRPGDEVICFDPSYDSYAPVVKLAGGILKRIALKPPTFATDWSEFADLVSERTRLVIVNTPHNPSATVWRAEDFEQLWQVIAERNIYVLSDEVYEHICFSATGHASVLAHPHLRQRAIAVSSFGKTFHMTGWKVGYCIAPVAISAEVRKIHQYLTFSVCTPVQLALADMLNAQPEHWQQLPDFYRARRDRFVNALSTSRLKILPSEGTYFLLADYSAVSDLDDVEFCQWLTEHVGVAAIPLSVFCEGPFPHKLIRLCFAKQDATLDAAAERLCQL; via the coding sequence ATGAGCACTTTATCCTTTATTCCAGACAGTAAATTGCCGGCACAAGGCACTACAATCTTTACGCAAATGAGTGCATTGGCGCAAAAACACCAAGCGATTAACTTATCGCAAGGGTTCCCCGATTTTGATGGCCCAGACTATTTGAAACAGCAATTGGCCTATCATGTCAGTCAAGGTGCAAACCAATATGCCCCAATGACCGGCGTGGCGCCGCTGCGCAATGCAATTGCGGAGAAAACGGCTAAAATCTACGGCTGGCAGCCCGATGCCGACAGCGAAATCACCATCACTACCGGTGCCAGCGAAGCCCTGTTTGCCGCCATTACCGCCCTGGTGCGCCCAGGCGACGAAGTTATCTGCTTTGACCCCAGTTACGACAGCTATGCACCGGTAGTTAAACTGGCGGGCGGCATACTCAAGCGCATAGCACTGAAACCCCCGACATTCGCCACCGACTGGTCTGAATTTGCTGATCTGGTTTCTGAACGTACTCGTCTGGTTATCGTCAATACGCCGCATAACCCTTCAGCGACTGTTTGGCGGGCGGAAGACTTTGAACAACTGTGGCAAGTGATTGCTGAACGTAATATCTATGTGCTGAGCGATGAGGTGTACGAACACATCTGCTTTAGCGCCACAGGCCATGCCAGTGTGCTGGCTCATCCGCACCTGCGCCAACGCGCCATTGCAGTGTCCTCTTTCGGCAAAACCTTCCATATGACCGGTTGGAAAGTGGGGTATTGCATCGCCCCCGTCGCTATCAGTGCCGAAGTACGTAAAATTCATCAATATCTGACCTTTTCGGTTTGCACGCCGGTTCAGCTCGCATTGGCGGATATGCTCAATGCCCAACCAGAGCACTGGCAGCAACTGCCCGATTTTTATCGCGCCCGTCGTGATCGCTTCGTTAATGCGCTGTCCACCAGCCGCCTGAAAATTCTGCCGAGTGAAGGCACCTATTTCCTGTTGGCCGATTACAGCGCGGTTTCTGATCTTGATGATGTTGAATTCTGCCAATGGTTAACCGAACATGTCGGCGTGGCCGCGATACCGTTATCGGTATTTTGTGAAGGCCCGTTTCCCCATAAACTAATCCGGCTGTGCTTCGCCAAACAGGATGCCACGCTGGATGCTGCGGCGGAGCGATTGTGTCAACTTTAA
- the mtnC gene encoding acireductone synthase, whose protein sequence is MIQAIVTDIEGTTSDIRFVHQVLFPYARERLTPYLRAHQQDEEIAVALTSLRHELAQPDADIETLITALHGFMDEDRKSTALKAIQGIIWRTGYLQGDFRGHLYPEVARQLADWQQQGLGLYVYSSGSVAAQKLLFGYSDAGDLRPLFSGYFDTHVGGKREVSSYQNIASQLAIAPQALLFLSDIRQELDAAQLAGWQTCQLIRDFPDNESRHPQVSRFDQIVLEDFTA, encoded by the coding sequence ATGATCCAGGCTATTGTTACCGATATTGAAGGCACCACCAGTGACATCCGCTTTGTCCATCAGGTGCTGTTCCCCTATGCCCGCGAGCGACTGACGCCCTATTTGCGTGCACATCAGCAGGATGAAGAGATTGCCGTAGCGCTAACCAGTTTGCGCCATGAACTTGCACAGCCGGATGCTGATATTGAAACATTGATTACCGCGTTACATGGTTTTATGGATGAAGACCGTAAATCCACGGCGTTGAAAGCGATTCAAGGCATTATCTGGCGCACCGGTTATCTGCAAGGGGACTTTCGTGGTCATCTTTACCCAGAAGTGGCCCGGCAATTGGCCGACTGGCAGCAACAGGGTTTGGGGTTATATGTCTACTCTTCCGGCTCGGTTGCTGCGCAGAAACTGTTGTTTGGTTACAGCGATGCAGGGGATTTACGCCCGCTATTCAGTGGCTATTTTGATACCCATGTTGGGGGGAAACGTGAGGTGAGCTCTTATCAGAATATTGCTAGTCAATTAGCTATCGCCCCACAAGCACTGCTGTTTTTATCTGATATCCGTCAGGAGTTGGATGCTGCGCAACTGGCGGGTTGGCAAACTTGCCAACTGATTCGCGACTTTCCTGATAACGAAAGCCGCCACCCACAGGTGAGCCGTTTTGATCAAATCGTTTTGGAGGATTTTACAGCATGA